One window from the genome of Fundidesulfovibrio magnetotacticus encodes:
- a CDS encoding TetR/AcrR family transcriptional regulator — protein sequence METTSTFQNIPTDKQLRVLTEARAEFAERGFLGASMNRLAARLGIAKGSLFKYFGSKEGLFAKVFDQAVDRFSEGLRQARDETAGLPLAPRLERILDEGTRLVRQHPDIYRIYLKMLNHEDFPLRERFLSKVRALSTRFLTPVVLQARDRGELPPDLDPDLAVFVLDAVLDRFVLAQAEPWMAAGLALSLEDPEAARRTARKLAALLAGMLRANAPNPSPPEGTPLGIDPLR from the coding sequence ATGGAAACCACCTCCACGTTTCAGAACATCCCCACGGACAAACAGCTCCGGGTCCTCACCGAAGCCAGGGCCGAGTTCGCCGAACGCGGCTTCCTGGGGGCCAGCATGAACCGTCTGGCAGCGCGCCTGGGCATCGCCAAGGGGTCGCTCTTCAAGTATTTCGGCAGCAAGGAAGGGCTCTTCGCCAAGGTCTTCGACCAGGCCGTGGACCGCTTCTCCGAGGGCCTGCGCCAGGCCCGCGACGAAACCGCCGGACTGCCCCTGGCCCCGCGCCTGGAGCGCATCCTGGACGAAGGCACGCGCCTTGTCCGCCAACATCCGGACATCTACCGCATCTACCTCAAGATGCTCAACCACGAAGATTTCCCACTCCGGGAGCGCTTCCTCAGCAAGGTGCGCGCCCTCTCTACCCGCTTCCTGACCCCCGTGGTGCTCCAGGCCCGCGACCGGGGCGAGCTGCCGCCGGACCTGGACCCCGACCTGGCCGTCTTCGTGCTCGACGCCGTGCTGGACCGCTTCGTGCTGGCCCAGGCCGAGCCCTGGATGGCCGCGGGGCTCGCGCTCTCCCTGGAAGACCCCGAAGCCGCACGCCGCACGGCCCGCAAGCTGGCAGCCCTGCTGGCGGGCATGCTCCGGGCCAACGCCCCCAACCCCTCCCCCCCAGAAGGAACACCCCTTGGAATCGATCCCCTTCGCTGA
- the mqnE gene encoding aminofutalosine synthase MqnE, which yields MESIPFADLGLASARDKVLAGERLSLDEGLALLECPDPHALQALAWAARERRHGDRAHYVVNRHVNPTNICVNRCRFCAYRRDEGQKGAYVLTPDEAMAKLADAGPLDEVHIVGGCHPSLGLDYYLDLARRVRAAYPRASIKALTAVEVEHLARLSGLDVPVVLAALREAGVDMLPGGGAEIFADAARRTLCPEKLSGEGWLQVMAQAHEAGLRSNATMLFGHVETPRERLEHLDALRRQQDATGGFVCFIPLPYLPGNNPLGAEAQGPQAMDVLRTVAVSRLMLDNFPHIKAYWVMLGLKLAQLCLSWGADDLDGTVVEEKIGHEAGSESSQALTTAQLEEAIRASGFTPVRRDGLFRAAHDGNAPASAGKEAPHA from the coding sequence TTGGAATCGATCCCCTTCGCTGATCTGGGCCTCGCAAGCGCGCGAGACAAGGTCCTGGCGGGCGAACGCCTCTCCCTGGACGAGGGCCTGGCCCTCCTGGAGTGCCCGGACCCCCACGCGCTCCAGGCCCTGGCCTGGGCCGCGCGCGAGCGCCGTCACGGGGACAGGGCGCACTACGTGGTGAACCGCCACGTGAACCCCACCAACATCTGCGTGAACCGCTGCCGCTTCTGCGCCTACCGCCGCGACGAGGGCCAGAAGGGGGCCTACGTGCTCACCCCGGACGAGGCCATGGCCAAGCTGGCCGACGCGGGCCCCCTGGACGAGGTGCACATCGTGGGCGGCTGCCACCCGAGCCTGGGGCTCGACTACTATCTCGACCTGGCCCGCAGGGTGCGCGCCGCCTACCCCCGGGCCTCCATCAAGGCCCTCACCGCCGTGGAGGTGGAGCACCTGGCCAGGCTCTCGGGCCTGGACGTGCCGGTGGTGCTCGCGGCCCTGCGCGAGGCGGGCGTGGACATGCTCCCGGGCGGCGGGGCCGAGATCTTCGCGGACGCGGCCCGGCGCACGCTCTGCCCCGAGAAGCTCTCGGGCGAGGGATGGCTCCAGGTGATGGCCCAGGCCCACGAGGCCGGGCTTCGCTCCAACGCCACCATGCTCTTCGGCCACGTGGAGACGCCCCGCGAACGCCTGGAACACCTGGACGCCCTGCGCCGCCAGCAGGACGCCACCGGCGGCTTCGTCTGCTTCATCCCCCTGCCCTACCTGCCCGGCAACAACCCGCTGGGCGCGGAGGCCCAGGGCCCCCAGGCCATGGACGTGCTGCGCACCGTGGCCGTCTCGCGGCTGATGCTCGACAACTTCCCGCACATCAAGGCCTACTGGGTGATGCTCGGGCTCAAGCTGGCCCAGCTGTGCCTCTCCTGGGGCGCGGACGACCTCGACGGCACCGTGGTGGAGGAAAAGATCGGCCACGAGGCGGGCAGCGAATCCTCCCAGGCCCTGACCACCGCCCAACTGGAGGAGGCCATCCGGGCCTCCGGCTTCACCCCCGTGCGCCGCGACGGCCTCTTCCGCGCCGCGCACGATGGCAACGCGCCCGCGAGCGCCGGGAAGGAGGCTCCCCATGCCTGA
- a CDS encoding EAL domain-containing protein, which produces MPPIDPVARGLRQFLESTGARFSEPYPGIYAIVLEDGALAALCGGFLCGLGEAEQRDTRSLIVEPGATPSIQELVQMQSLAALLARFQGQWLVEVLKAGRITSHFQPIVSCEDPGEVHGHECLLRGFEADGTLVAPGRMFDVARRGDLLFYLDRAARISAIESASRAGLEGKLFINFNPTSIYTPEYCLQTTLQAISAAGISHESIVFEVVESDEVKDTGHLVKVVEFYRAKGFRVALDDLGAGYSSLSLLHRLRPDYIKIDMEIARGVHEDPYKARVASTILDMARDLGMLTIAEGVETEGEHQWFRRNGADLAQGYLFGKPSPGGIRDASRARGA; this is translated from the coding sequence GTGCCCCCCATCGACCCGGTGGCGAGGGGCCTGCGGCAGTTCCTTGAATCCACGGGCGCCCGTTTCAGCGAGCCCTATCCGGGCATCTACGCCATCGTGCTCGAAGACGGAGCGCTCGCCGCGTTGTGCGGCGGTTTTCTGTGCGGCCTGGGCGAGGCGGAGCAGCGCGACACCCGGTCGCTGATCGTGGAGCCGGGCGCTACCCCAAGCATCCAGGAACTGGTGCAGATGCAGTCGCTGGCGGCGCTGCTGGCCAGGTTCCAGGGGCAGTGGCTGGTGGAAGTGCTCAAGGCGGGCAGGATCACGAGCCACTTCCAGCCCATCGTTTCCTGCGAGGACCCCGGCGAGGTGCACGGCCACGAATGCCTGCTGCGCGGGTTCGAGGCCGATGGCACGCTCGTCGCTCCGGGCCGGATGTTCGACGTGGCCCGCCGGGGGGACCTGCTCTTCTACCTGGACCGCGCCGCGCGCATCAGCGCCATCGAGTCCGCCAGCCGGGCCGGGCTGGAGGGGAAGCTCTTCATCAACTTCAACCCCACCTCCATCTACACCCCGGAATACTGTCTGCAAACCACTCTTCAGGCCATCAGCGCAGCGGGCATTAGCCACGAGTCCATCGTGTTCGAGGTGGTGGAGAGCGACGAGGTGAAGGACACGGGGCACCTTGTGAAGGTGGTGGAGTTCTACCGCGCCAAGGGCTTCCGCGTGGCCCTTGACGACCTCGGGGCGGGATACTCCTCGCTGAGCCTGCTCCACCGCCTGCGGCCGGACTACATCAAGATCGACATGGAAATCGCGCGCGGCGTGCACGAAGACCCCTACAAGGCCCGGGTGGCCTCCACCATCCTGGACATGGCCCGGGACCTGGGCATGCTCACCATCGCCGAGGGCGTGGAGACCGAGGGCGAACACCAGTGGTTCCGCCGCAACGGAGCCGACCTCGCGCAGGGCTATCTCTTCGGTAAACCTTCACCCGGCGGCATCCGGGACGCGTCGCGCGCCCGAGGAGCATGA
- a CDS encoding PP2C family protein-serine/threonine phosphatase, giving the protein MPPDQDAQDPALLARRMENLRRCFELCALISSSIDLDDVLDRIMTASRQASDAETCSLLLTDEATGDLVFTVAQGPVASMLPKGHVLRRGEGIAGWVQVNRTPVLVPDAYADPRFNREVDRRTGYRTNTILCVPLTARNRTIGVAALMNKTTGGPFTEEDLDLFTIIAAQAAIAIENARLHQAMLAKQRMEFELEIAASIQQDFLPHAPPRAPGVEVAGATIPCDSTGGDYFDYLPHPDPDAKGFSVAVGDVTGHGIGAALLMASARALIRSGAAQSGAMDEKLSRVNRLMCADTGSTGRFMTLYWLALDTQRGLIRYVKAGHDPAIVYSPASASFSELDGKGIPLGVEPCWGYEEGRRAGWQAGELLVMATDGVWECRNAQGEMFGKERLRAVMAAHSSLHARDVLQAVLDAVEAFRGKTPRHDDLTLVVVKFLKDAPHQTIL; this is encoded by the coding sequence ATGCCTCCAGACCAGGACGCCCAGGACCCGGCCCTCCTCGCGCGACGCATGGAGAACCTGCGCCGCTGCTTCGAGCTGTGCGCGCTCATCAGCTCCTCCATCGACCTCGACGATGTGCTGGACCGCATCATGACGGCCTCCCGCCAGGCCTCGGACGCCGAAACCTGCAGCCTCCTGCTCACCGACGAGGCCACGGGCGACCTGGTGTTCACCGTGGCCCAGGGGCCTGTGGCCTCCATGCTCCCCAAGGGGCACGTGCTGCGCCGGGGCGAGGGCATCGCCGGATGGGTGCAGGTGAACCGCACCCCGGTGCTCGTGCCAGACGCCTACGCCGATCCCCGCTTCAACCGCGAAGTGGACCGCCGCACCGGCTACCGCACCAACACCATCCTCTGCGTGCCCCTTACCGCACGCAACCGCACCATCGGCGTGGCCGCCCTCATGAACAAGACCACCGGCGGCCCCTTCACAGAGGAGGACCTCGACCTCTTCACCATCATCGCCGCCCAGGCCGCCATCGCCATCGAGAACGCCCGGCTGCACCAGGCCATGCTCGCCAAGCAGCGCATGGAGTTCGAGCTGGAAATCGCCGCCAGCATCCAGCAGGATTTCCTGCCCCACGCCCCGCCGCGCGCGCCCGGCGTGGAGGTGGCCGGGGCCACCATCCCCTGCGACTCCACCGGGGGCGACTACTTCGACTACCTCCCCCACCCCGACCCGGACGCCAAGGGCTTCTCCGTGGCCGTGGGCGACGTAACCGGCCACGGCATCGGCGCGGCCCTGCTCATGGCCAGCGCCCGCGCCCTCATCCGCTCCGGCGCGGCACAGTCCGGCGCCATGGACGAGAAACTCTCCCGCGTGAACCGGCTCATGTGCGCCGACACCGGCTCCACCGGCCGCTTCATGACCCTCTACTGGCTGGCCCTGGACACCCAGCGCGGGCTCATCCGCTACGTCAAGGCCGGGCACGACCCGGCCATCGTCTACAGCCCCGCCTCCGCGAGCTTTTCCGAGCTGGACGGAAAGGGCATTCCTCTGGGCGTCGAGCCCTGCTGGGGCTATGAGGAGGGCCGACGTGCGGGCTGGCAGGCCGGGGAACTCCTCGTGATGGCCACCGACGGCGTCTGGGAGTGCCGCAACGCCCAGGGAGAAATGTTCGGCAAGGAGCGCCTGCGCGCCGTGATGGCCGCCCACTCAAGCCTCCACGCCCGCGACGTGCTCCAGGCCGTGCTCGACGCCGTGGAGGCCTTCCGCGGCAAGACGCCGCGCCATGACGACCTGACCCTCGTGGTCGTGAAGTTCCTCAAGGACGCCCCGCACCAGACAATTTTGTAG
- a CDS encoding sensor domain-containing diguanylate cyclase has translation MDSLRLRSCDREPVHVPEQVQGHGVLLVADGATLRVARAAGDARGLLGALPGEVLGEPLSALFARADAMRLEQLIGSACDRPRDVVQLHAARGGVGVLAATAYKVGGLLVLELEPAALGVAHSLSWLQVCCCDLQEGMASLTDFDSLYDRIIRTVRDLAGIDRVMLYQFHKDFSGEVVAEVKAPELLPFLGHRYPASDIPEPARKLYLKNWLRLIPDVNIESQPLLPPTPPGRPPLDMTHARLRAVSPIHIEYLRNMGVSASLSLSVIVRGELWGLIACHHYNGPKHLCFEVQRAMTLMAQCFSMTLAALLARRVYENRLKTEVLLSGLHARIRGAAALEKLVPRIAGRLVDLVAAEGMAMVGRRGVYLHGLTPDADMVRKLAKWAFARCQGELFTHDRMGSEFPEHEGLNRSAAGVLALRIGGADRVAFLWFRPEMTVEELWGGDPSRPYTLNPETGRIHPRTSFETYRRTVSGVSKPWAEHEIHAARSLVPILNAHILRITESLVRRNRRALKEKNALLESISRTDALTGVLNRRALFDSLEAELRRSRRYDGKVALAMLDVDHFKSVNDRHGHQTGDMVLRAVASRLLQEARTTDVIGRYGGEEFLMVMPETSLESAVVVAERVRAAIGNMLLDALGGAVTVSIGVARHEGEAILDLVAKVDAKLYEAKAAGRNRVAF, from the coding sequence ATGGATAGCCTCCGGCTGCGCAGTTGCGACAGAGAGCCGGTGCACGTGCCGGAGCAGGTGCAGGGACACGGGGTCCTGCTGGTGGCAGACGGGGCCACGCTGCGCGTGGCGCGGGCGGCGGGGGACGCGCGGGGGCTCCTGGGCGCGCTGCCCGGCGAGGTGCTGGGAGAACCCCTCTCCGCCCTCTTCGCCAGGGCCGACGCCATGCGCCTGGAACAGTTGATCGGATCCGCCTGCGACAGGCCGCGCGACGTGGTCCAGTTGCACGCGGCGCGAGGCGGGGTCGGCGTGCTCGCCGCCACGGCGTACAAGGTGGGCGGGCTGCTGGTGCTAGAACTCGAGCCTGCCGCACTCGGCGTGGCCCACAGTCTCTCCTGGCTGCAGGTCTGCTGCTGCGACCTGCAGGAGGGCATGGCCTCCTTGACGGACTTCGACAGCCTCTACGACCGGATCATCCGCACCGTCCGCGATCTCGCGGGGATCGACCGGGTGATGCTCTATCAGTTCCACAAGGACTTCAGCGGCGAGGTGGTGGCCGAGGTCAAGGCCCCGGAGCTGCTGCCCTTTCTTGGGCACCGCTATCCGGCCTCCGACATCCCCGAGCCCGCCCGAAAGCTCTATCTGAAGAACTGGCTGCGGCTCATCCCGGACGTGAACATCGAGTCCCAGCCCCTCCTCCCGCCCACGCCGCCGGGGCGCCCGCCCCTGGACATGACCCACGCGCGCCTGCGGGCCGTGTCGCCCATCCACATTGAATATCTCCGGAACATGGGAGTAAGCGCTTCGCTGTCGCTGTCGGTGATCGTCCGGGGCGAGCTGTGGGGGCTCATCGCCTGCCACCACTACAACGGCCCCAAGCACCTGTGCTTCGAGGTGCAGCGGGCAATGACTCTCATGGCCCAGTGCTTCAGCATGACCCTTGCGGCGCTGCTGGCTCGCCGGGTCTACGAGAACCGCCTGAAAACCGAGGTGTTGCTCTCGGGCCTGCACGCGCGGATCAGGGGGGCGGCGGCGCTGGAGAAGCTCGTGCCGCGCATCGCCGGGCGGCTTGTTGATCTGGTGGCGGCGGAAGGGATGGCCATGGTGGGTAGGCGCGGCGTCTATCTGCACGGCCTCACCCCCGACGCGGACATGGTGAGAAAGCTCGCCAAATGGGCCTTTGCCCGTTGCCAGGGCGAGCTGTTCACGCACGACCGCATGGGGAGCGAGTTTCCGGAACACGAAGGCCTGAACCGAAGCGCGGCCGGTGTCCTGGCCTTGCGCATCGGGGGGGCGGACCGTGTCGCGTTCCTGTGGTTCCGCCCGGAGATGACCGTGGAAGAACTCTGGGGGGGCGATCCGTCGAGGCCGTACACGCTCAACCCCGAGACCGGCAGGATCCATCCCAGGACCTCCTTCGAAACCTACCGGCGGACCGTGAGCGGCGTGAGCAAACCCTGGGCAGAACACGAAATCCATGCCGCCAGGAGCCTCGTCCCGATCCTCAACGCCCACATCCTGCGCATCACCGAGTCCCTGGTGCGCAGGAACCGCAGGGCCCTCAAGGAGAAGAACGCGCTCCTGGAGTCCATCTCCAGAACCGACGCCCTCACGGGAGTGCTGAACAGGCGGGCGCTCTTCGACTCCCTCGAGGCGGAGCTGCGCCGGAGCAGGCGCTACGACGGAAAGGTGGCCCTGGCCATGCTGGACGTGGACCACTTCAAATCCGTCAACGACCGCCACGGCCACCAGACCGGCGATATGGTGCTCAGGGCGGTGGCCTCCAGGCTCCTGCAGGAGGCAAGGACGACAGACGTGATCGGGCGCTACGGAGGAGAGGAGTTCCTGATGGTCATGCCGGAGACTTCCCTGGAGAGCGCCGTGGTGGTGGCCGAGCGCGTCCGCGCGGCCATCGGCAACATGCTCCTCGACGCCTTGGGGGGGGCCGTCACCGTGAGCATCGGCGTGGCGCGCCACGAGGGTGAAGCGATTCTGGACCTGGTGGCGAAAGTGGACGCCAAGCTCTACGAGGCCAAGGCCGCGGGCCGTAACCGCGTGGCCTTCTAG
- the modB gene encoding molybdate ABC transporter permease subunit: MDSVTAPLLLTLKVALLATLGALCAGVPGAWALSRRDFPGRSVLDALATMPMVLPPTVLGYYLLVLFGRNGVLGRWLLETFGVTLMFSWQGAVVASAVVAFPLVFTTARAAFDAVDANLVDAARTLGSSGLALFARVSLPLAWRGILAGAMLAFARAMGEFGATLMIAGNIPGKTQTLSLAVYSAVMAGQDGQAAFLTLVVTLASMAVLVGSGRLVRPKS, translated from the coding sequence ATGGATTCGGTAACCGCGCCCCTGCTGCTCACCCTCAAGGTGGCCCTCCTGGCCACCCTGGGGGCGCTGTGCGCCGGAGTTCCGGGGGCGTGGGCCCTCTCCCGCAGGGACTTCCCGGGCCGGAGCGTGCTGGACGCCCTGGCCACCATGCCCATGGTCCTGCCGCCCACGGTGCTGGGCTATTATCTGCTGGTGCTCTTCGGGCGCAACGGCGTGCTGGGGCGCTGGCTGCTGGAGACGTTCGGGGTCACGCTGATGTTCAGCTGGCAGGGGGCCGTGGTGGCCTCGGCCGTGGTGGCCTTCCCCCTGGTGTTCACCACCGCGCGCGCGGCCTTCGACGCCGTGGACGCCAACCTCGTGGACGCCGCTCGCACCCTGGGCTCGTCCGGCCTCGCGCTCTTCGCGCGGGTGAGCCTGCCCCTGGCCTGGCGCGGCATCCTGGCCGGGGCCATGCTGGCCTTCGCCCGGGCCATGGGCGAGTTCGGGGCCACGCTCATGATCGCGGGCAACATCCCCGGCAAGACCCAGACCCTCTCCCTGGCCGTTTACAGCGCCGTGATGGCCGGGCAGGACGGCCAGGCCGCCTTCCTCACCCTGGTGGTCACCCTGGCCAGCATGGCCGTGCTGGTGGGGTCCGGACGCCTTGTGAGGCCCAAGTCGTGA
- a CDS encoding peroxiredoxin, with the protein MADKQTGTPSPPAGPAPGEPAPAFTLTAALPGGGEETVSLESLAGRWTVLYAYPKDQTSGCTTEAQEFTALADRFEALGARVLGVSRDSLKAHHAFIAKKDLGVALLSDPSTETLRALGSWGLKTQCGKTCEGTIRSTLLVGPDLKVAARWAKAASKGHAAQVLEKLEELVRG; encoded by the coding sequence ATGGCCGACAAGCAGACCGGAACGCCATCCCCCCCCGCTGGCCCCGCGCCCGGCGAGCCCGCGCCCGCCTTCACCCTCACGGCCGCCCTGCCCGGCGGCGGAGAGGAGACCGTGAGCCTGGAGTCCCTGGCGGGCCGTTGGACCGTGCTCTACGCCTACCCCAAGGACCAGACCAGCGGATGCACCACCGAGGCCCAGGAGTTCACGGCCCTGGCGGACCGCTTCGAGGCCCTGGGGGCCAGGGTGCTTGGGGTCTCGCGCGATTCGCTCAAGGCGCACCACGCCTTCATCGCAAAGAAGGATCTGGGCGTGGCCCTTCTCTCCGATCCCTCCACGGAGACCCTCAGGGCCCTAGGCTCCTGGGGCCTGAAGACCCAGTGCGGCAAGACCTGCGAAGGGACCATCCGCTCCACGCTGCTGGTGGGGCCGGACCTCAAGGTGGCCGCGCGCTGGGCCAAGGCCGCCAGCAAGGGGCACGCCGCCCAGGTGCTGGAGAAGCTGGAGGAACTCGTCCGGGGCTGA
- a CDS encoding biliverdin-producing heme oxygenase yields MHPNHLTMRDAVWPLHVRLETLPPLAAVAEGRATREEYAFALSVLHGFLVPLERGLDAFARQGQAGEGLSAHLRGRQWSRLALLEEDLSRLGFDKDAREALPLCRSLPAPTSPAVALAQLYVLEGSRLGGKVIASRVSQSLGLDASNGCAYFSSGGMEVAAYWTGFRKLLEDHLDREAAAEAADAAKGCFLALEGWLRERAG; encoded by the coding sequence ATGCACCCGAACCACCTGACCATGCGGGACGCCGTCTGGCCCCTCCACGTCCGGCTGGAGACGCTCCCTCCCTTGGCCGCAGTGGCCGAGGGCCGGGCGACCCGGGAGGAGTACGCTTTCGCGCTGTCCGTTCTCCACGGCTTCCTGGTCCCGCTGGAGCGTGGCCTGGACGCCTTCGCGCGCCAGGGCCAGGCAGGTGAGGGACTGTCGGCGCATCTGCGGGGCAGACAATGGTCCCGGCTGGCCCTGCTGGAGGAGGACCTGAGCCGCCTGGGCTTCGACAAGGACGCGCGGGAGGCGCTGCCGCTCTGCCGGAGCCTTCCGGCGCCGACCTCTCCCGCCGTGGCCCTGGCCCAGCTCTACGTGCTGGAGGGGTCGCGCCTGGGCGGGAAGGTCATCGCGTCCCGTGTTAGCCAGAGCCTGGGCCTGGACGCCTCCAACGGCTGCGCCTATTTTTCGAGCGGAGGCATGGAAGTCGCGGCGTACTGGACCGGCTTCAGGAAACTGCTGGAAGACCACCTGGACCGCGAGGCGGCGGCCGAGGCGGCGGACGCGGCGAAAGGGTGCTTCCTGGCCTTGGAAGGCTGGCTGCGGGAGCGTGCCGGGTGA
- a CDS encoding TIGR04211 family SH3 domain-containing protein, whose amino-acid sequence MNPIRTMLFAAALSCLLAAARPALAQQLYVADVQEITVRTGPTLENKIVQMLKSGSRVEKLKEEGEWYYVRTDTGKEGWVLKRYLSNDTPIRVQFDEFKSRNADMIEKAGKVEAIIGKYEEDNKNLRQNLTALQAEHARVKAEFEALSKANANVAEMTKSHAELKAAYDTTRQEMERLRRENESLRDLSDVKWFLAGAGVLLAGWLFGYLLGRSARKKANRMYL is encoded by the coding sequence ATGAATCCTATCCGAACGATGCTCTTCGCGGCGGCGCTGTCCTGCCTTCTCGCGGCCGCGCGGCCGGCCCTGGCCCAGCAACTCTACGTGGCCGACGTGCAGGAAATCACGGTGCGCACCGGCCCCACGCTCGAGAACAAGATCGTGCAGATGCTCAAGAGCGGGTCGCGAGTGGAGAAGCTCAAGGAAGAGGGCGAGTGGTACTACGTGCGCACGGACACCGGCAAGGAAGGCTGGGTGCTCAAGCGCTACCTTTCCAACGACACGCCCATTCGCGTCCAGTTCGACGAGTTCAAATCGCGCAACGCGGACATGATCGAGAAGGCCGGCAAGGTGGAGGCCATCATCGGCAAGTACGAGGAGGACAACAAGAACCTCCGCCAGAACCTCACGGCCCTCCAGGCGGAGCACGCGCGGGTCAAGGCCGAGTTCGAGGCGCTCTCCAAGGCCAACGCCAACGTGGCCGAGATGACCAAGAGCCACGCCGAACTCAAGGCCGCCTACGACACGACCCGGCAGGAGATGGAGCGCCTGCGCCGTGAGAACGAGTCCCTGCGCGACCTTTCCGACGTGAAGTGGTTCCTGGCCGGGGCGGGCGTGCTGCTCGCCGGGTGGCTGTTCGGCTACCTGCTAGGGCGCTCGGCCCGCAAGAAGGCCAACCGCATGTACTTGTGA
- a CDS encoding ATP-binding cassette domain-containing protein: MRVRVDIEARLGSGGRTFHLRSAFEAAQGPVVLFGPSGSGKTLTLKAMAGLLRPAGGRIELDGRVLFDSREGVDLPPQRRGLGYLFQDYALFPHLTVQANVGFGLAPGWPGRLSPAQRDEVAAMLEAMGIAHLAREMPSRLSGGQRQRVALARALVSRPLALLLDEPFSALDPLLRVRMRRELTATLERFGTPAVLITHDPDDVAAFAQTLVVYSRGRVIEQVEMATPGERGALLPGILELLERDSEET, translated from the coding sequence GTGAGGGTGCGCGTGGACATCGAGGCCCGGCTGGGCAGCGGCGGGCGCACCTTCCACCTGCGCAGCGCCTTCGAGGCGGCCCAGGGCCCCGTGGTGCTCTTCGGCCCCTCGGGTTCGGGCAAGACGCTCACGCTCAAGGCCATGGCCGGGCTCCTGCGTCCGGCCGGAGGGCGCATCGAACTGGACGGGCGCGTCCTCTTCGACAGCCGCGAGGGCGTGGACCTCCCCCCCCAGCGGCGCGGCCTGGGCTATCTGTTTCAGGACTACGCCCTTTTCCCGCACCTGACGGTGCAGGCCAACGTGGGCTTCGGGCTGGCCCCGGGCTGGCCCGGCAGGCTTTCGCCCGCTCAACGGGACGAAGTGGCGGCCATGCTCGAGGCCATGGGCATCGCGCACCTGGCGCGGGAGATGCCCTCGCGCCTCTCGGGCGGGCAGCGCCAGAGGGTGGCCCTGGCCAGGGCGCTGGTGTCCCGGCCCCTGGCCCTGCTCCTGGACGAGCCCTTCTCGGCCCTGGACCCGCTGCTGCGCGTGCGCATGCGCCGGGAGCTCACGGCCACCCTGGAGCGCTTCGGCACGCCCGCCGTGCTCATCACCCACGATCCGGACGACGTGGCGGCCTTCGCCCAGACCCTGGTGGTCTACAGCCGGGGCCGGGTGATCGAGCAGGTGGAGATGGCCACGCCCGGGGAGCGCGGCGCGCTGCTGCCCGGAATATTGGAACTGCTGGAGCGCGATTCGGAAGAAACCTGA
- a CDS encoding 1,4-dihydroxy-6-naphthoate synthase, producing the protein MVRSEPGDRVVTDTPGGAVRQGGLSLGISPCPNDTFIFHALAHGVTEGPTFEPPLLADVEELNARASRGELDVVKISLAAVAEAAAHYRLLSCGGALGRGVGPLLLTHRARNPRRRFKTLAVPGRRTTAALLARLMGVEGSVVELRYDEIMPALAACEVDAGVVIHEGRFTYPGFGLRLVEDLGAWWEGRFSLPLPLGVIAVRRDLGPEVAQAVAGAIRASLRHARAHPDDSREWIAANAQELSPEVTARHIETFVTDFSMDVGEEGRRAIELLAGRAFEAAGTAPEGGLFW; encoded by the coding sequence ATGGTGCGATCCGAACCCGGTGACCGGGTGGTCACCGATACGCCCGGCGGGGCTGTCCGTCAAGGCGGGCTGAGCCTCGGCATTTCGCCCTGCCCCAACGACACGTTCATTTTCCACGCCCTGGCCCATGGAGTCACGGAAGGCCCCACGTTCGAGCCCCCGCTCCTGGCCGACGTGGAGGAGTTGAACGCCCGCGCCTCCCGGGGCGAGCTGGACGTGGTGAAGATTTCGCTGGCCGCCGTGGCCGAGGCCGCTGCGCACTACCGCCTGCTCTCCTGCGGCGGGGCGCTGGGGCGCGGCGTGGGGCCGCTTTTGCTCACGCACCGGGCGCGCAACCCCAGGCGGCGCTTCAAGACCCTGGCCGTGCCCGGGCGGCGTACCACGGCGGCCCTGCTGGCGCGGCTGATGGGCGTGGAGGGAAGCGTGGTGGAGCTGCGCTACGACGAGATCATGCCCGCCCTGGCCGCCTGCGAGGTGGACGCGGGCGTGGTGATCCACGAGGGGCGCTTCACCTATCCCGGCTTCGGCCTGCGCCTCGTGGAGGACCTGGGCGCCTGGTGGGAGGGCCGCTTCAGCCTGCCCCTGCCCCTGGGAGTGATCGCCGTGCGGCGCGACCTGGGGCCGGAGGTGGCCCAGGCCGTCGCCGGGGCCATCCGCGCGAGCCTGCGCCACGCGCGCGCGCACCCCGACGACAGCAGGGAATGGATCGCGGCCAACGCCCAGGAGCTTTCGCCCGAAGTGACGGCCCGGCACATCGAGACGTTCGTCACCGACTTCAGCATGGATGTGGGCGAGGAGGGCCGCCGGGCCATCGAACTGCTGGCCGGGCGGGCCTTCGAGGCCGCCGGGACCGCCCCGGAGGGCGGGCTGTTCTGGTAG